A DNA window from Clavibacter sepedonicus contains the following coding sequences:
- a CDS encoding response regulator, translating to MKILIADDDQQILRALRITLTSLGYDIVTAEDGAAAVRAAVAEKPDLYMIDLGMPRLDGVEVIQALRLWSTAPILVVSGRSGAADKVEALDAGADDYVTKPFSIDELLARIRALGRRAAADEDRGASVSFADVTVDLAARVVTRGDQRVRLTPTEWQVLELLVRNPDRLVSRQALLTEIWGPTHVNDSGYLRLYVAQLRKKLEPDPAHPRHLLTDPGMGYRFVPAGAGRAPEDT from the coding sequence GTGAAGATCCTCATCGCCGACGACGACCAGCAGATCCTCCGGGCCCTGCGCATCACCCTCACGAGCCTCGGCTACGACATCGTCACGGCGGAGGACGGCGCCGCCGCCGTCCGCGCGGCCGTCGCCGAGAAGCCCGACCTCTACATGATCGACCTCGGCATGCCGCGGCTCGACGGCGTCGAGGTGATCCAGGCGCTCCGGCTCTGGTCGACCGCGCCGATCCTCGTGGTCTCCGGCCGCTCGGGCGCGGCCGACAAGGTGGAGGCGCTGGATGCGGGCGCCGACGACTACGTGACCAAGCCGTTCTCCATCGACGAGCTGCTCGCCAGGATCCGCGCCCTCGGCCGCCGCGCCGCCGCCGACGAGGACCGCGGCGCGAGCGTGTCCTTCGCCGACGTGACGGTCGACCTCGCCGCCCGCGTCGTCACGCGCGGCGACCAGCGCGTGCGCCTCACCCCCACCGAGTGGCAGGTGCTCGAGCTGCTCGTGCGGAACCCCGACCGGCTCGTCTCGCGGCAGGCCCTCCTCACCGAGATCTGGGGCCCGACCCACGTGAACGACAGCGGTTACCTCCGCCTGTACGTGGCGCAGCTGCGCAAGAAGCTCGAGCCGGATCCGGCCCACCCGCGGCACCTGCTCACCGATCCCGGCATGGGGTACCGCTTCGTGCCCGCGGGGGCGGGGCGGGCGCCGGAGGACACGTAG
- the kdpC gene encoding potassium-transporting ATPase subunit KdpC, producing MSSPRQSLRTAGVAVRAMAVLTVVLGVGYTAVVTGIGQLALPAQADGSLVSVDGQVVGSSLIGQSFQDSDGTALPEWFQSRPSAAGDGYDASASSGSNLGPENADLVASIEERKAAIAASDGVDPRTIPADALTASASGLDPHISPEYAREQVARAASARGIPEQQVERLVDEHVQGRDLGYLGEPTVNVLELNIALAGLGG from the coding sequence ATGTCCTCCCCCCGCCAGTCCCTCCGCACCGCCGGCGTCGCCGTCCGCGCGATGGCCGTCCTCACCGTCGTCCTCGGCGTCGGCTACACGGCCGTCGTCACGGGAATCGGCCAGCTCGCGCTCCCCGCGCAGGCGGACGGCTCGCTCGTGTCCGTCGACGGCCAGGTCGTCGGATCCTCGCTGATCGGCCAGTCCTTCCAGGACTCCGACGGCACCGCCCTCCCGGAGTGGTTCCAGTCCCGGCCGTCGGCCGCGGGCGACGGCTACGACGCGTCCGCGTCCAGCGGCAGCAACCTCGGCCCCGAGAACGCGGACCTGGTCGCGTCCATCGAGGAGCGGAAGGCCGCGATCGCCGCGTCCGACGGTGTGGATCCGCGCACCATCCCGGCCGACGCGCTCACCGCGTCCGCGTCGGGGCTCGATCCGCACATCAGCCCGGAATACGCTCGGGAGCAGGTGGCGCGCGCCGCCTCTGCCCGGGGCATCCCCGAGCAGCAGGTCGAGCGCCTCGTCGACGAGCACGTGCAGGGCCGCGACCTCGGCTACCTCGGGGAGCCGACCGTGAACGTGCTCGAGCTGAACATCGCGCTCGCCGGCCTCGGCGGCTGA
- the kdpB gene encoding potassium-transporting ATPase subunit KdpB, producing MTVLTTPEADTAAAPAATRARAIDARQLAEALPGAFRKLDPRLMWKNPVMLIVEVGAAFTTVLAIAEPFTGGAGSSGGSAVPATFTAGIALWLWLTVVFANLAESVAEGRGKAQADSLRKTRTSTMAHVVASDDQAGDPGAERAELREVSSADLTLGDTVVVVAGESIPGDGDVVWGIASIDESAITGESAPVIRESGGDRSAVTGGTRVLSDRIVVRITSKPGETFVDRMIGLVEGASRQRTPNEIALNILLASLTIVFVIVALTLNPIASYSAATVSVPVLIALLVCLIPTTIGALLSAIGIAGMDRLVQRNVLAMSGRAVEAAGDVTTLLLDKTGTITYGNRRASELIPVGGVTGEELARAAAMSSLADPTPEGSSVVDLAVAQGLDTVTLPRGVDVPFTAQTRMSGVDLPDGRIVRKGASSAVFAWIEEGGRALPQLVRDELTRTVEAVSNGGGTPLVVATKDADGSGRVLGVVHLKDVVKDGLKERFAELRAMGIRTVMITGDNPLTARAIAAEAGVDDHLAEATPEDKLALIRKEQEGGRLVAMTGDGTNDAPALAQADVGVAMNTGTSAAKEAGNMVDLDSDPTKLIDIVRIGKQLLITRGALTTFSIANDIAKYFAIIPAMFTGVFPQLAVLNVMQLHSPASAILSAIVFNALIIVALIPLALRGVKYRPLSASKVLSRNLLVYGVGGVIAPFIGIKLVDLVVSLIPGF from the coding sequence ATGACCGTCCTGACCACCCCCGAGGCGGACACCGCAGCGGCTCCCGCCGCGACGCGCGCCCGGGCCATCGACGCCCGGCAGCTCGCCGAGGCGCTCCCCGGCGCGTTCCGGAAGCTCGACCCGCGCCTCATGTGGAAGAACCCGGTGATGCTGATCGTCGAGGTCGGCGCCGCGTTCACCACCGTGCTCGCGATCGCCGAGCCCTTCACGGGCGGCGCGGGATCCTCCGGCGGCAGCGCCGTGCCCGCGACCTTCACGGCCGGGATCGCCCTGTGGCTCTGGCTCACGGTCGTCTTCGCGAACCTCGCGGAGTCGGTGGCCGAGGGCCGCGGAAAGGCGCAGGCCGACAGCCTCCGCAAGACCCGGACCAGCACGATGGCGCACGTCGTCGCGTCCGACGACCAGGCGGGCGATCCCGGCGCCGAGCGCGCCGAGCTCCGCGAGGTCTCGAGCGCCGACCTCACCCTCGGCGACACGGTCGTGGTGGTCGCCGGGGAGTCGATCCCGGGCGACGGCGACGTCGTGTGGGGCATCGCCTCCATCGACGAGTCGGCCATCACGGGCGAGTCGGCCCCCGTCATCCGCGAATCGGGCGGCGACCGCAGCGCCGTCACGGGCGGCACGCGGGTGCTGAGCGACCGGATCGTCGTGCGCATCACCTCGAAGCCCGGCGAGACCTTCGTCGACCGCATGATCGGCCTCGTCGAGGGCGCGTCGCGCCAGCGCACGCCGAACGAGATCGCGCTGAACATCCTGCTGGCGAGCCTCACGATCGTCTTCGTGATCGTGGCGCTCACGCTCAACCCGATCGCCTCCTACTCGGCGGCGACCGTGAGCGTGCCGGTGCTCATCGCGCTGCTCGTCTGCCTGATCCCGACCACCATCGGCGCCCTCCTCTCCGCCATCGGCATCGCCGGCATGGACCGGCTCGTGCAGCGCAACGTGCTCGCGATGTCGGGCCGCGCGGTCGAGGCCGCCGGCGACGTCACGACGCTGCTGCTCGACAAGACCGGCACCATCACGTACGGCAACCGCCGCGCCAGCGAGCTGATCCCCGTGGGCGGCGTGACGGGCGAGGAGCTCGCCCGGGCCGCGGCCATGTCGTCGCTCGCGGATCCGACGCCGGAGGGATCCAGCGTCGTCGACCTCGCGGTCGCGCAGGGCCTCGACACGGTCACGCTGCCGCGCGGTGTCGACGTGCCCTTCACCGCGCAGACCCGCATGTCGGGCGTCGACCTGCCCGACGGCCGCATCGTCCGCAAGGGCGCGTCGTCCGCCGTGTTCGCCTGGATCGAGGAGGGCGGCCGCGCGCTGCCGCAGCTGGTCCGCGACGAGCTCACCCGCACCGTCGAGGCCGTGTCGAACGGCGGCGGCACCCCGCTCGTCGTCGCGACCAAGGACGCCGACGGATCCGGCCGCGTGCTCGGCGTCGTGCACCTCAAGGACGTCGTGAAGGACGGCCTGAAGGAGCGCTTCGCGGAGCTGCGGGCGATGGGGATCCGGACGGTGATGATCACGGGCGACAACCCGCTCACCGCCCGCGCCATCGCCGCCGAGGCCGGGGTCGACGACCACCTCGCCGAGGCGACGCCCGAGGACAAGCTCGCGCTCATCCGCAAGGAGCAGGAGGGCGGCCGCCTGGTCGCCATGACCGGCGACGGCACCAACGACGCGCCCGCGCTCGCGCAGGCCGACGTGGGCGTCGCGATGAACACGGGCACCTCGGCCGCGAAGGAGGCCGGCAACATGGTCGACCTCGACTCGGACCCGACCAAGCTCATCGACATCGTCCGGATCGGCAAGCAGCTGCTCATCACGCGCGGCGCGCTCACCACGTTCTCCATCGCCAACGACATCGCCAAGTACTTCGCGATCATCCCGGCGATGTTCACGGGCGTCTTCCCGCAGCTCGCGGTGCTCAACGTGATGCAGCTGCACTCGCCGGCGTCCGCGATCCTCTCCGCGATCGTCTTCAACGCGCTGATCATCGTGGCGCTCATCCCGCTGGCCCTCCGCGGCGTCAAGTACCGGCCGCTCAGCGCCTCCAAGGTGCTCAGCCGGAACCTGCTCGTCTACGGGGTCGGCGGCGTGATCGCGCCGTTCATCGGCATCAAGCTCGTCGACCTCGTCGTCAGCCTGATCCCCGGCTTCTGA
- a CDS encoding IS481-like element IS1121 family transposase, translating to MSHGNARLTVHGRVLLVRRVVEDRRPVAHVARELGVSRQCAHRWVNRFRAEGLRGLTDRSSRPRSVPRRTSPERERAVLEARAQLRAGPARLAPVTGVPSRTISRILRRHGAPPLAWLDPVTGAVIRASRSTAHRYEHEHPGDLIHVDVKKLGRIPDGGGWRVHGRSEQVRGRGIGFDYVHAAVDDHTRLAYAEIHPDEKGATAAGFLTRAAAYFAGRGITRIERVITDNAFAYRHSTAFKNAVQDLGARQKFIRPHCPWQNGKVERFNRTLATEWAYRQPFTSNQHRADALDPFIEHYNTERIHSSHGLTPAARVSPTS from the coding sequence ATGTCCCACGGTAATGCTCGTCTGACGGTTCACGGGAGGGTTCTCCTCGTGCGGCGGGTGGTGGAGGATCGTCGGCCGGTCGCGCACGTCGCGCGGGAGCTGGGGGTGTCGCGGCAGTGCGCGCATCGATGGGTGAACCGGTTCCGTGCCGAGGGGCTGCGAGGGCTGACGGATCGGTCATCGCGGCCCCGGTCAGTACCGAGGCGAACGAGCCCGGAGCGGGAACGGGCCGTGCTGGAAGCGCGGGCCCAGTTGCGGGCGGGTCCTGCGCGGCTGGCGCCGGTGACAGGTGTTCCATCCCGTACGATCTCCCGCATCCTGCGCCGGCACGGGGCGCCGCCGTTGGCATGGTTGGACCCCGTCACCGGGGCCGTGATCCGGGCATCCCGGTCAACGGCGCACCGGTATGAGCACGAGCATCCGGGTGATCTGATCCACGTGGACGTGAAGAAGCTCGGGAGGATCCCGGACGGAGGCGGCTGGCGGGTCCACGGGCGCAGCGAGCAGGTCCGCGGCCGCGGGATCGGGTTCGATTACGTCCATGCCGCGGTCGATGACCACACCCGTCTCGCCTACGCGGAGATCCATCCCGATGAGAAAGGCGCGACCGCGGCCGGGTTCCTGACCCGCGCAGCGGCGTACTTCGCCGGGCGCGGGATCACCCGGATCGAGCGGGTCATCACGGACAACGCGTTCGCCTACCGGCACTCGACCGCGTTCAAGAACGCCGTCCAGGACCTGGGCGCGCGGCAGAAGTTCATCCGCCCGCACTGCCCCTGGCAGAACGGCAAGGTCGAGCGCTTCAACCGGACCCTCGCGACCGAGTGGGCCTACCGGCAACCCTTCACCAGCAACCAACACCGCGCCGACGCGCTTGACCCCTTCATCGAGCACTACAACACTGAACGAATCCACTCAAGCCACGGGCTCACGCCCGCGGCCCGAGTGTCACCAACGTCATGA
- the kdpA gene encoding potassium-transporting ATPase subunit KdpA, with product MDTLAGILQVASVVLVLVLVHRPLGDLMARMYESRHDTRVERGIYRLIGVDPRSEQTWPAYLRAVLAFSLVGVLVVYGMQRLQAFLPYALGLPAVPEGISFNTAVSFVTNTNWQSYSPEATMGYTVQLAGLAVQNFVSAAVGIAVAIALVRGFARTRSGTIGNMWVDLIRGSLRLLLPLSLVTAVVLIAGGVIQNFAGFQDVQTLAGGTQTIPGGPVASQEAIKMLGTNGGGFFNANSAHPFEDPTAWTSAFQVLLMLVIPFSLPRTFGKMVGDTRQGTAIAAVMATIAVASLTALTLFELQGAGSAPMAAGAAMEGKEQRVGIIGSALFGTVSTLTSTGAVNSMHDSYTALGGMMPMLNMMLGEVAPGGVGSGLYGMLVLAVIAVFVAGLLVGRTPEYLGKKIGPREIKLASLYILVTPILVLVGTALSFAIPAVRDDVEGTSILNSGLHGLSEVVYAFTSAANNNGSAFAGLTASTPWFTTALGVAMLLGRFVPIVLVLALAGSLAAQDRIPTTSGTLPTHRPQFVGLLIGVTVIVTALTYFPVLALGPLAEGLAS from the coding sequence ATGGACACGCTCGCCGGCATCCTCCAGGTCGCGTCCGTCGTCCTGGTCCTCGTCCTCGTCCACCGCCCGCTGGGCGACCTCATGGCGCGCATGTACGAGTCGCGCCACGACACCCGCGTCGAGCGGGGCATCTACCGCCTCATCGGCGTGGATCCCCGCTCCGAGCAGACCTGGCCCGCCTACCTCCGCGCGGTGCTCGCGTTCTCGCTCGTCGGCGTCCTCGTCGTCTACGGGATGCAGCGTCTCCAGGCGTTCCTCCCCTACGCGCTCGGCCTCCCCGCCGTGCCCGAGGGCATCTCCTTCAACACCGCCGTCTCGTTCGTCACCAACACGAACTGGCAGTCGTACTCGCCCGAGGCGACCATGGGCTACACGGTCCAGCTCGCCGGGCTCGCGGTGCAGAACTTCGTCTCGGCGGCCGTCGGCATCGCCGTGGCGATCGCGCTCGTCCGCGGCTTCGCCCGCACGCGCAGCGGCACGATCGGCAACATGTGGGTCGACCTGATCCGCGGATCCCTCCGCCTGCTCCTCCCCCTCTCGCTCGTCACCGCGGTGGTCCTCATCGCCGGCGGAGTGATCCAGAACTTCGCCGGCTTCCAGGACGTGCAGACGCTCGCGGGCGGCACGCAGACGATCCCGGGCGGGCCGGTGGCCTCGCAGGAGGCGATCAAGATGCTCGGCACGAACGGCGGCGGGTTCTTCAACGCGAACTCCGCGCACCCGTTCGAGGACCCGACCGCGTGGACCAGCGCGTTCCAGGTGCTGCTGATGCTCGTGATCCCGTTCTCGCTCCCCCGCACCTTCGGGAAGATGGTCGGCGACACCCGCCAGGGCACCGCGATCGCGGCCGTGATGGCGACCATCGCGGTCGCGTCGCTCACGGCGCTCACGCTGTTCGAGCTGCAGGGCGCGGGATCCGCCCCCATGGCGGCCGGCGCCGCGATGGAGGGCAAGGAGCAGCGCGTCGGCATCATCGGCTCGGCGCTGTTCGGCACCGTCTCCACGCTCACCTCGACGGGCGCGGTCAACTCGATGCACGACTCGTACACGGCGCTCGGCGGCATGATGCCGATGCTCAACATGATGCTCGGCGAGGTCGCCCCCGGCGGCGTCGGATCCGGCCTCTACGGCATGCTCGTGCTCGCCGTCATCGCGGTGTTCGTCGCGGGCCTGCTCGTCGGCCGGACGCCCGAGTACCTCGGCAAGAAGATCGGGCCGCGCGAGATCAAGCTCGCGAGCCTCTACATCCTCGTCACGCCGATCCTCGTGCTCGTCGGCACCGCGCTCAGCTTCGCGATCCCCGCCGTCCGCGACGACGTGGAGGGCACGTCGATCCTCAACAGCGGGCTGCACGGCCTGTCCGAGGTGGTCTACGCGTTCACCTCGGCGGCCAACAACAACGGATCCGCGTTCGCCGGCCTCACCGCATCGACGCCGTGGTTCACCACGGCGCTCGGCGTCGCGATGCTGCTCGGCCGGTTCGTCCCGATCGTGCTCGTGCTGGCGCTCGCCGGATCCCTCGCGGCGCAGGACCGCATCCCCACCACCTCGGGGACCCTGCCCACCCACCGGCCGCAGTTCGTCGGCCTCCTCATCGGGGTGACGGTCATCGTGACCGCTCTCACCTACTTCCCCGTTCTCGCGCTGGGTCCCCTGGCGGAAGGGCTCGCATCATGA
- the kdpF gene encoding K(+)-transporting ATPase subunit F has protein sequence MITSFADAAGLAAAVLGIASVVYLVYALIRPEKF, from the coding sequence GTGATCACCTCGTTCGCCGACGCCGCCGGCCTCGCCGCCGCGGTGCTCGGCATCGCCTCCGTGGTGTACCTCGTGTACGCCCTGATCCGCCCCGAGAAGTTCTGA
- a CDS encoding putative immunity protein, whose product MRRGGTLTDSDHRALALWAIACAEHVLPLFEAERPQDPRLRTTLEAARGWVRGEVPMREAHQQSFRANDAGKGLPDPARFPAHFRAAVLADQSARSAICWGVFDDIV is encoded by the coding sequence GTGCGCCGCGGCGGCACGCTGACCGACAGCGACCACCGGGCGCTCGCGCTGTGGGCGATCGCGTGCGCGGAGCACGTGCTGCCGCTGTTCGAGGCCGAGCGGCCCCAGGATCCGAGGCTGCGCACGACGCTCGAGGCCGCCCGCGGCTGGGTGCGCGGCGAGGTGCCGATGAGGGAGGCGCACCAGCAGTCGTTCCGGGCCAACGACGCCGGGAAGGGGCTGCCGGATCCGGCGCGGTTCCCCGCGCACTTCCGCGCCGCCGTCCTCGCCGACCAGAGCGCCCGCAGCGCGATCTGCTGGGGCGTGTTCGACGACATCGTCTGA
- a CDS encoding RDD family protein, translating into MTRHPGDRVLAVLIDWLFLCVWSALVAAVAVPLLVVGATMPLPPVAANVLAALATVVPITIVLAVLESGPRQATPGKRARRLVVQDARTGDALPFRRALLRNALKVALPWTVGHVAAYAIVGTSDSLGSVPPGVEAVTVIAYVLPAVWLLTLLIGSGRTPYDRIAGTVVARSAPRA; encoded by the coding sequence ATGACCCGGCACCCCGGCGACCGCGTCCTCGCCGTCCTGATCGACTGGCTCTTCCTGTGCGTGTGGTCCGCGCTGGTCGCAGCCGTCGCCGTCCCCTTGCTCGTGGTGGGCGCCACGATGCCGCTCCCGCCGGTCGCGGCGAACGTCCTGGCAGCGCTGGCGACGGTGGTGCCGATCACGATCGTGCTCGCCGTGCTGGAGTCGGGACCGCGTCAGGCGACGCCCGGCAAGCGCGCGCGGCGGCTGGTCGTCCAGGACGCCCGGACCGGTGACGCGCTCCCCTTCCGCCGTGCGCTGCTCCGCAACGCCCTCAAGGTCGCGCTGCCCTGGACCGTCGGGCATGTGGCCGCTTACGCGATCGTCGGCACGAGCGATTCCCTCGGCTCCGTCCCGCCGGGCGTGGAGGCGGTGACGGTGATCGCCTACGTGCTCCCCGCGGTCTGGCTCCTGACGCTTCTCATCGGCTCGGGCCGCACGCCGTACGACAGGATCGCGGGGACGGTCGTCGCGCGATCGGCTCCTCGCGCGTGA
- a CDS encoding ABC transporter permease, which produces MTPPTRSTRRPHASRDARRTRLTFRRATHAELLKLATLRSTRWTAVLVVLAGVGISVAASLVANPMPAGASSTMADAGTAAILTTPLLLSQIVVGVLGVLAMGSEYSSGTIASTLAAVPDRLEALSAKALAVALVAFGLGVIPGLGAYLLTAGTRADVGYDGSLASWGVLGPLLGSGAYLAMVALLGLALATMMRSGVAAITALIAIQLVLPQLVALVPDIGDVAVYDLLLTTAGRILTGTTGSIAPPPTTLLEVAATAAWLVIPATAAALLFRRRDA; this is translated from the coding sequence ATGACCCCGCCCACCCGATCCACCCGCCGACCGCACGCCTCCCGCGATGCTCGGCGCACGCGGCTCACGTTCCGGCGCGCGACCCATGCGGAGCTGCTGAAGCTCGCGACGCTCCGCTCCACCCGCTGGACCGCCGTGCTGGTCGTGCTCGCCGGGGTAGGCATCAGCGTGGCGGCGTCCCTCGTGGCGAACCCGATGCCCGCGGGTGCCTCGTCGACGATGGCAGATGCGGGCACGGCCGCGATCCTCACCACTCCCCTGCTGCTCAGCCAGATCGTCGTCGGCGTGCTCGGCGTGCTCGCGATGGGCTCCGAGTACTCGAGCGGCACGATCGCCTCCACGCTCGCCGCGGTGCCGGACCGCCTCGAGGCGCTGTCCGCGAAGGCGCTCGCGGTCGCGCTGGTCGCGTTCGGGCTCGGCGTGATCCCCGGCCTCGGCGCCTACCTGCTGACCGCCGGCACGCGCGCCGACGTCGGCTACGACGGCAGCCTCGCGTCCTGGGGCGTGCTCGGGCCGCTGCTCGGATCCGGCGCCTACCTCGCGATGGTCGCCCTCCTCGGGCTGGCGCTCGCGACCATGATGCGCAGCGGCGTCGCCGCGATCACCGCCCTCATCGCCATCCAGCTCGTGCTGCCCCAGCTCGTCGCACTGGTGCCCGACATCGGGGACGTGGCCGTCTACGACCTGCTGCTCACGACCGCCGGCCGGATCCTGACGGGCACGACCGGGAGCATCGCCCCGCCGCCGACGACGCTCCTCGAGGTCGCGGCCACCGCGGCGTGGCTCGTGATCCCGGCGACCGCCGCGGCCCTCCTGTTCCGCCGCCGCGACGCCTAG
- a CDS encoding SGNH/GDSL hydrolase family protein yields MPHRSTRPTRPAAVIASATAALGGLAAAALVVPRRFEAGRRERAVVLNETLPVNSAWWREHAKTEGDLLYVALGDSTAQGIGASRPGSGYVGILADRIRALSGRSVRTVNLSVSGARVADLVEYQLPRLAKLRPDVVTLAIGANDIAAFEPVAFEHDLGRILDAVPPTTVVADLPCFHFPTSERKVRVANEIVRRLATDRGLRLAPLHRITRRQTAVLALTQAAGDLFHPNDRGYRVWASAFLPFLPATVRALEVAGR; encoded by the coding sequence GTGCCCCACAGATCCACCCGCCCCACCCGCCCCGCCGCCGTCATCGCCTCCGCCACCGCCGCGCTCGGCGGACTCGCGGCCGCAGCCCTCGTCGTCCCGCGCCGCTTCGAGGCCGGCCGCCGCGAGCGCGCCGTGGTCCTCAACGAGACGCTCCCCGTGAACTCGGCCTGGTGGCGTGAGCACGCGAAGACCGAGGGCGACCTCCTCTACGTGGCGCTCGGCGACTCGACCGCGCAGGGCATCGGCGCGAGCCGGCCCGGCAGCGGCTACGTCGGGATCCTCGCCGACCGGATCCGCGCCCTGAGCGGCCGCTCGGTCCGCACCGTGAACCTCAGCGTCTCGGGCGCCCGCGTCGCCGACCTCGTCGAGTACCAGCTCCCCCGCCTCGCCAAGCTGCGGCCCGACGTGGTGACCCTGGCGATCGGCGCCAACGACATCGCCGCCTTCGAGCCGGTCGCGTTCGAGCACGACCTCGGCCGGATCCTCGACGCCGTCCCGCCGACCACCGTCGTGGCCGACCTGCCGTGCTTCCACTTCCCGACGAGCGAGCGGAAGGTGCGGGTCGCCAACGAGATCGTCCGCCGCCTCGCCACGGACCGCGGCCTCCGCCTCGCGCCGCTGCACCGCATCACCCGCCGCCAGACCGCCGTCCTCGCGCTCACCCAGGCCGCCGGCGACCTCTTCCACCCGAACGACCGCGGCTACCGCGTCTGGGCGAGCGCGTTCCTGCCTTTCCTCCCGGCGACGGTCCGCGCGCTGGAGGTGGCGGGGCGCTGA
- a CDS encoding helix-turn-helix domain-containing protein translates to MARTTRTLAAELRHRREELGLTQAGVAGLAGVSREYVVRLESGKVRSELGSVMRVVRALGCELSLTIDPRATDAGSPSPFDQPWEDDDE, encoded by the coding sequence ATGGCCAGGACCACGCGCACGCTCGCCGCCGAGCTGCGCCACCGGCGGGAGGAGCTGGGGCTCACGCAGGCGGGCGTCGCCGGGCTCGCGGGGGTCTCGCGGGAGTACGTCGTGCGCCTCGAGAGCGGGAAGGTTCGCTCGGAGCTCGGGTCGGTGATGCGCGTCGTCCGCGCGCTGGGGTGCGAGCTGAGCCTCACGATCGACCCGCGGGCCACCGATGCCGGCTCGCCCTCGCCGTTCGACCAGCCATGGGAGGACGACGATGAGTGA
- a CDS encoding HipA domain-containing protein — protein MSEALSVYLDGRFAGRYERTTAGRVDFNYDAAYAERRGATPLSMSLPFGARLPPRAVDAYFSGLIPEGADALEQIRRTHGLRTTADAFSVLRHIGRDAPGAVQVLPESEEADDDARAQGDVTPLSVEEFRDLMSDLRSGAATTPAALQGKWSLPGAQRKVALHRLASGAWGIPQDSTPTTHILKPAIPGFAHHDVNEFLTMRAAASLGLETARTDVLDLGDDLSVVVSHRYDRREGGDRWRRLHQEDLCQALSVMPGRKYQDQGGPGIAQAADLFTEFEYPAEAAAARIRFFDAIVFNIAAWATDAHAKNFSVLLRGNGQQLAPLYDLATYAPYGGGPQAERSAMKVGDEYRLSTIGRRHLQKAARRLRVDADLADARIDHIRDGISAAYADAATELAEHPALVAPAHAVVDAVHAKAVERGWATESTYVDLASPPDDRR, from the coding sequence ATGAGTGAGGCCCTGAGCGTCTACCTAGACGGCCGGTTCGCCGGGCGCTACGAACGCACGACAGCCGGCCGCGTCGACTTCAACTACGACGCCGCCTACGCCGAGAGGCGCGGAGCTACGCCGCTGTCCATGTCGCTCCCCTTCGGCGCGCGCCTGCCGCCGCGGGCGGTGGATGCCTACTTCTCGGGCCTCATCCCCGAGGGCGCCGACGCGCTGGAGCAGATCCGACGGACGCACGGGCTGCGGACGACCGCCGACGCGTTCTCCGTCCTCCGGCACATCGGGCGCGACGCCCCGGGGGCCGTCCAGGTCCTGCCCGAGTCGGAGGAGGCCGACGACGACGCCCGCGCCCAGGGCGACGTCACGCCGCTCTCCGTGGAGGAGTTCCGCGACCTCATGTCCGACCTGCGTTCCGGCGCCGCGACCACGCCGGCGGCCCTGCAGGGGAAGTGGTCGCTGCCGGGAGCACAACGGAAGGTCGCACTGCACCGGCTCGCCTCCGGCGCGTGGGGCATCCCGCAGGACTCCACCCCGACGACGCACATCCTGAAGCCGGCGATCCCGGGCTTCGCGCACCACGACGTGAACGAGTTCCTCACCATGCGGGCCGCCGCATCCCTCGGGCTCGAGACCGCCCGGACCGATGTGCTCGACCTCGGCGACGACCTCTCCGTCGTCGTCTCGCACCGGTACGACAGGCGCGAGGGCGGCGACCGGTGGCGGCGCCTCCACCAGGAGGACCTCTGCCAGGCGCTCTCCGTGATGCCGGGCCGCAAGTACCAGGACCAGGGCGGGCCGGGGATCGCGCAGGCCGCCGACCTGTTCACCGAGTTCGAATACCCGGCCGAGGCTGCGGCGGCCCGCATCCGCTTCTTCGACGCCATCGTCTTCAACATCGCCGCATGGGCGACAGACGCCCACGCCAAGAACTTCTCGGTGCTGCTGCGCGGGAACGGCCAGCAGCTCGCGCCGCTCTACGACCTCGCCACCTACGCACCCTACGGCGGAGGCCCTCAGGCCGAGCGCTCCGCCATGAAGGTCGGCGACGAGTACCGGCTCTCCACGATCGGTCGACGCCACCTCCAGAAGGCGGCGCGACGGCTCCGTGTCGACGCGGATCTCGCGGACGCGCGGATCGATCACATCCGCGATGGCATCTCGGCCGCGTACGCCGACGCGGCGACCGAGCTCGCGGAGCATCCCGCACTCGTCGCGCCGGCCCACGCCGTCGTCGACGCGGTGCACGCCAAGGCGGTCGAGCGCGGCTGGGCCACGGAGTCGACGTACGTCGATCTGGCCTCCCCGCCCGACGATCGCAGGTGA